The segment AGTACACTCCAGAACATCACACAAATCCTGTGGTGTTCCAACAAGGAGGCATAAGACTCGAGTGTGTGCATATTAAGCATCTTAATGCAGCTGCGTGAAATAAAAATATCACATATTTTGGAACTCTGTGGCATAGGCTGAGGAAGGCTGTGGGAACAGAAATGGatttttcctcttctcttgtctacttaatgggccaaatcctgctcatccTATCATGAAAGCAGGCCCATAAGaatacttgtgtgagtaaggcaagcaggattttgCCCAATACATAAACCACTTGTAGTCTAAGGAGCTTAGGCCCCCAAACTCCCCTCTGGTTCTGACAGGGGATGTAAGCTTGCACTTGCTGATCCCAGGTTGAGGGTATGTGGAAATGGGAAGTGTGAATTCCACAGtatgctcctccccccccacgcAGTGGAAGCCCCTCTCTATGGGTTCTCTGTTGGGGTTCCGCTCCATTTGTGGGAAGAGGGAGTGAGCCTGTTGGTCTCCACCAGATTCtccaccttcctccccagcccacaTGGCAAAGGAGTGTAACCTGCAGTGCTTTCCCATCAGTGCTGTAGAATTCTCTCCTCAGCCAAGGGTCATTCCAGGGGCAGCTTAGTTCCTCCAGGAGCCCCCAGGGAGCTAGAAGGTCCACGGGGCTGTGCAGAGACAGAGGGCTTCTGCGAAGATGGATCTTGTCTCCAGGTGGATCCTCCAGATGTGTATGAATCACAGAGGATTTGGAGGTggcatggggaaaaaattctccCTTTCACCAAACCATTGGAAGGAAATTACTCCTATCCacctccccacctcaccctggGGAACTGCGGTCAGGATCcggagctgggagtggggccatggGGGGCCAGGTCCAGGGCTGTGGTTGggactggggctggagctgtgggtgggccaggagccaggggctgaggccaGGTCCAGGAGCAGAGCTGCGGCCAACCCGGGAGCCAGGAGCCAAGGCCGAGgctacagctgggggtggggctggacctggagcagagctggagacagagtgAGTCCTGccatgtccccctccctcccccaaagtgGGGGCACGCTCCATAGTTTGCGGGCCACTGGATTAAAGCATATCATTCAGGATGCCCTAAATTTAACACAGCCAATACATAGCAGGTTATTGCACTAAGATCTTTCTCCTAGGATCTTCAGCATCCCAGCAGAGTGGATACCACCTTGGTTCTTTTAAATTCCATGGCACTTTTAATGATATAAGAGGTTTGCCCAAGTGATCTTGGCCAAAAAAGTTTTCCCCTCAAGGCCATTGTCTACCACCTTCCACcctagagctggctgcatctgTAATGTGTGAAGTGCCTTGTGATGCCCTGGGATGCCACGTACCATAGAAATGGAAGTTAGTGGTCAGTGATAGCAATGTACCTTAGCTTTGAATTGCTTACTAGATTGGTATAATGCCTTACATTTCCTACGGGGCTTGAGATCTCGATTCACTGGAGGTGGTTCCAGGTCTGTGGGAAGTTCTGGCAGTGGACTGGAGAGTTTGTCATTGTTGACTACAGGAAAGGTAAAGGTCGCTGAGCTTGGGCTCATGGGAGTGTAGCCATCGGGTGAGCAATCTGATCCTGGGATGGGCGGAGAGGTGCTGGGGTGCATAGGTACATAACTGTCCTCCGTACTGTCCGATGCTGAAGAGTAGAGTGGGGTGAATCGACACGGCTTCcgaaaggagaaggaaaagaaagagcaTTCCGGTCAGCTGAATAACTCCAATAATCAAGCAAGGTTGCACACTGCTACAAATTAGCCTGAACTAAACCCCACGCTTGAACACCCCCGTCTGAACTTTTGGGGTGGCCTATCTCTGGAATGGCAGGAGTCAAAACTACCAAGACAGACATCCATGCCAACTTTGGAAaaagttcagatctgaacttGGCAGCTCAGGCCCATGATTGCTGCAAACATGGGCATAAATGAATTGTTGGCATAAGCAGGTTCAAATCTACTGACTTCCAAGGAAGAGCACTTGCCTACACCAGCAGCATATCGGAGCCACAAAATGACAGGAGGCTTATAATGTAAGGAGCACTTTCACGTGTCCATCATCTAACGGATAACATCTGGTGAGTTATTCCTTCGCAAAGGTGAAAGCTCTCAGCACAGAGACACATGCACAGGGATTACATTTGATAGCTGAGGATTAACCCTGGCGATTCATGTCATGCAGGTTAATGCTGGTTGCATATCAAGAGGCATTGACTACAAATCGGGTAAGATCAATTTCACATGTGAGAAAAACATGGCGTCTGTCAAAGACAACGGAGCCTGCATCTGGCCTAGCAGCCTAAAGGCAGCAGAGGGCCTTCCCATTTGGGAAAATCCAGTTCTGGCTCTCAGGCTCCCCGGACTGGTGcggcagaggcagcatgctcagCCCTTGGAGGCAGGGAACACCTGGCGGGAACGTCACTGCCTAATGTGTTTTCACAGCAACATTGACCAGCATCAGCTAATTCTCTGCAGTCAAAAACTGGATCACCACATTATAGGGGATTTTGAGGGTTGGGACAGTTTACAGGCCCCCAAAAGGAGGTAACCCGCATGACTCCAAAGTGATACAGAAACTTTCAACACATGGGCTCCATTCTCGGTTGTGACCTATCCCCTTAACCCTAGGAAACACCCCTTCATGCAAGGGCCTCTGTGAAGAGCTGACCTACAtgttctgctctgctctgtcTCCAGGCTTGCAGCATAGGGGATGTATGATCGGAGAGAAGAGGTATTCTAGGAGTGTCAGGAGAGGGACTGCCCAGCGTGCTAAGAGGGACCCCGTAAGGGGCTATGAAAAACCTTAGTACCAGGGCACCTTCTCTAACTTATAGCAGGGGCTGGACAAGCCTCCACACACTCCAGATGTAGGAGGTGCAAATGTGATATAAAGCCACCTGTGCCCTCCTCTTCCATTCCTGTGCTGAGCATAGGAGAGGAGTAACAGAGCATCACGTCACAAGACAACTAACGTGCTTTAGTCTGTTTTGTGCCAGTgtttaaatatatgcaaatagAGTACTTACCAAATTCAAACTAAGCCTCTTATCTCGACTTCTGAGAGAGCTTCCTTCCATGCTGgctgaaaaaaaaatacccccccAGTGATTAACAATGTAATAAGCAAAAGGGAATGGAAGCTGAAGGATATAATTCTGGAGCAAGGCATATGGCATTAAAATAATTATGACTTTCTAAAGCTCATGAAATATCTTGCTAGTCTTCGTGAAATGGGAAAACCTGACGAAATACGAGATAAAAAATAACTCTCTATAATTCTATGAGTGGGCAACTTATAATGCTATATTAGTTTTAAGCACATTGAAAAGAAGAAACAGTCAGTACACACCTATAAACCTATTCTGAGTTTTCTCTAATCACATCTAGATAAAGAGTAAGATCCTTGTCTATGAGAAAAGAAGTCAGGAGATTTGAGATTTAATTCCTGTTCTGTCAGCAACTTGTTGTATAACCTTTGGACTTTTCTATATCTCaacttctccatctgtaaaatggggacaattatACCACAAAGGGGTGCTGGGAAGCTTAATTCATTAttgcttgtaaagtgctctgagatcctcagacCTAAGGCACTAGGGAAGTGCAAATTATTTATAGATGGAATCCATGATAGTATGCCCTATGAGAGGAGAAGTATGTGTTAATGATGAACGATCATAGCGCAGAAGTGGTTTAGAATAAATCCACCTCCCCACCAAGTGAAAAGGTCTCTGTCACAATGCCTGCTAGTGCAAATTTGGCTTATGACACttattgtgttttctttttggttcttaatatgttttcttttcaaaacagagGTAAAAGAGGTTGTAAAATGTGTTCAGTGTTGATCAGCAGCTGGACAGAACTCGTGTGATTGTTTCCAGTGCATGGCGGACAGAGGTAGTGTGCctgtggagcagcagcaggactggGTGGCAGATTCTGTTAGCTTGGTAAGATTTTGCTCTAAATCTATGGCTGTATATTGCCATTTGCTTTTGGGGAGTTTGTTGACAGAAAAAAAAGGTAACTCGGGAGAATGGGAGGGCAAATGGCTGCCTCTTTCCACTCAAACCCTTATTTTAATCCCTATGCTTAAACTGTCCATCCATTTCCCTTTATAGAAAATATCTATAAATGGAGAAATGCGCCATTTCCCCACTGAGATTCTGTAGAGCTTTTCTCTGGAATACCATAAAAAAATTCCATGAGGGTAAATAGTATATAATGGAGTATGATACAATCTGCCTGATGTAGAGTTCTATCCTGTAGtggaagtggggttttttttgttttgtttttgttttttgttgcgaTAACAGTGTAATAGACAATATAAAGATGACAAGACTGAAAGAAACTATCATTGGTACCCAAAATAAACAGCTTTCTAGACAGCTGTTATTAGCTACTTATACTTTCTCAgttacacacagattttgtacttGTATAAGCGTGTTGATCAGGGGAGTGattttttaccaaaatagttaCACTGCTACAAGCTCTAGTGTGCATACCGTTTTAGCACTCTAAAAGTGCCTTAGACCAGCATAGATTAGTCCCCTGCCCATAAGCTACACCGATATAAAGCATCTTTATACCTGTACAACTGAGTTCACACTggggggttgtactgctttaCCTATCTATTGGGATAGTTAAAGCAGTACGACTTGTATGTGTAGATAAAGCCTATGAACAGACAACTCACCAGGGGTGTGCTCACCTCACCATCTCAACTGGTGAGAAGCAGCTGGGCCATTTGTATGTCTATTACATGTCTCAATTTTGATTCacactttttatattttaaagtcagAAACAGCTTCAGCTGCAGTGGGGGTAAAAAAATAAGAAGCAATGCTTATTAATTCATTGCTGCCCCCTGTCAGGCAGAGATAACCTTGCAGCACGTTCACAGAATATGACATTTTGGCACTTAATCCTCTGAAAGGCACTTCAGTGTCAATTAGAACGGAGAAATATTAACTATCTCCagccagactgtgtgtgtgtgtgtgagacacgcACACTCCCCCATAAGTACCGAGAACATTTCACAGGCAGCTTTCAGTCATAACTGATTATTAAGAATACTATTTCCAGCTATGGGTGTTTCTTCTAAAAGCTTCCAAGAATTGCTTGAACACTGATAAACAGGCTGGGCAAAACTCTCCACGCTTTGGCTTTTATAAGAGCTAAACACCCTGGCTCTGCACAATGCAAGAGTGACAGTTTAAACTGCAGAATAAAGGAAGCCAATCAATAATGCTGAATATAAATACCTGTTGTTGCCTCCACTTAGAAAGTTATGGCTCCTGTACAATACATTTGAGTTTCCAACTAGGTATTTTATCTGCTCATTCTGTTCTAAGACGCTGCAGAATACAACTGTATTTGTGTCACACTGTACCATGGCTCAcactttcttggttttttttccttttcttgttaaACAATGTCTCAAGAGCGGGTGAAATTGTCCCGCTCAGCTCCAGTGCAGCATAGCATCCTGCTTTATCCCCAGTTTTCCAGGTAGGCTTTATTGAGATGCAGGGACATCAACTGATTCGCTTAATATCACACTGGGCGTCACTGGTTCATCTGGGATTATGTCCCATTGCCAGCTTCTTCCTGTCTTCCAGTCCTTTGCTCTCTATGTGCTAAGAAACATCCTTCTTCCATGGAGTGTACTATCTGCCGCAGCAGCAGAGGTATTGCACTTAAAGGGGCACTTAACTCGAGAAAGCCTGAATTTTGACTCATCTAAGGATGAAAAAAATTCCAAGAGCCACGTTAAGTGGAAGTTTGAGCTTGGAATTGATTGACATGTAGGCCtagtttgggggtgtgtgtgtgtgttaaaaattAACAACAACACACAAACTCACAAATTGTCCCATTCGGGGAGATCACAGCTGTCTGTTGACCGGTACTTACCCTGTTAATTCCACATACAGGAGCAGGTGCTGCTGTATGTAGCTGAGGGATACCACTTCTGACCCCGTGTTGCCATGGTACTTGGCATTTATAAATCACCTGTCAGTAACTGACCGAGCTGCACAGTGGCCCTAGAAGTTGGGGATACTAAGGCACAGAAGGGCCCGAGTTTCAAAAGTTCTCAGTTCCTATTTAGGTACTTGAATGCAATGGCAAGATTTTCgaaagtgcttagcacccagGTCTCAAGGGGAGCTGAAAACCTGGCCACTGCATTCAGGGCTCACCCAGGGTGACTCAGGAGGTCACAGAACCAGGAGGAGAACACATAAGTtttgcctcccactccttcacTCTCACTGGGCAGCACAACCCCTAACCACTGCCACTCGGATCCCACTTCATGCAGAGCAGGAGCCTGTGCACACTCACAAAGGCGTTAGCTTGGCTTTAGACACAAGAACCTCTTTAGAGGTGATCACACTGTCACGGCACAGTAGctcaggaggggaagggaagagttaCCTTTCCAGTGCCGCACGTTATCCAAACTGGACAAGGAGATTCTTCTCGGCACCAAGGCAATCTGAGCCCCGCAGATCCCACCGTGTCCATTCTGAAGAGCCCCGTTGGATGGCTCCTCCCCGCTCCGGTCTGAGAAATGGGTTGGTTTGGGTGGCCGGGGTGGTGGCGTGTTAGACAAAATATCCAGTTCGGTTACGCCATAGGGCAGCGCGGCTTGGCTTTTATCAATCTGAAAGGTTGGTGTTAAAGGAGGCCCTGAGagcggagaggaggaggagacatcACTGAACGGCCCGCTAATGTCTATGCTTCTGGGTAGAATCCCATGATTAGCTGGCTGGCCCCCATCCTGGTGCACCACGCCGTTGCCAGATGGCTGTACGTGAAGGGAGGGTTGAGACTGCAAGGCATCAACAAAAACGTCATCTGATGAGGCCTGCTCCAGGGATCTGTCGGAATTTGACCAGCTGTCACATCTGGATAGAAGACAAAGACCAAATTCTGTATCTTCGTTCTACCGCTGTTGCAAGTGAACTAGTATGTACTCCAGTGAGTTCACACTATATGCGAGGTATACATACATGCCCACTGGTCCACAATAACACAACCAACCCAAGGCTTCAACTGCTTCATacaattttcttttctgtgtttttaaattcaaaatccAGTCTCACCAGATTTAAGTCAGTTCCTGAGACCAGCCTCATGCTTTTCTATCCCACTTTTGAAACTGTGTATTGACCATTTAATTTCATTCACCCATTGTAAGCACCCACCATGGgagtgctgtgtgtgtttgtctttacTCATTACTGCAGGAACCGTTTTCCACAAAGGGTCCAATCCATTGAGTGGCAGATTCAGCCCAATTCTCTCTTTACAAAGGACGTGGTGCTGTGCAGAGAGGGGGCATTGGACGTAAGGGGGCCATGCAGCAGGCTCACACACTGTGTGGTGTAGAAACCTGCTCTGATTGAACTCAGTGTGTGGCAGCATGTTGGGGAAACCAGGGTGGAACCAGAAGATCCACTGCTGTGAGGAACCTCCCTTCCACCTTTATCAGGATAGGGGAGATTGCATGAGGCATTTTGTATAGTCTACCCCAGACATCTTCCTCGCACCTGGGCTGGGGTTCTGGGCTTTGGATGTATGCCGAAAGTCTTAAGTGATGTTATGTACATGCTCATCGAGGGGACAGTGTGCACTTTGGGGGTACAGCTCAGAGTAACCTATGTCATTCACTTTTCCTTCTTATTTATTAAATCCTTGTTCACCAGCCAGATAACAGTCTATAGTAGCAGCCATGATACCAGCTAGagtctgatcctgttcccactgaagtcaatgggagttttgacctTTCTGTCAAAGTGACTGGTAGCGTACATGAAAAGGGAAGACAATTCTTGGGTCACGTTGCTACTGGAGTTTCAACCTCAACATCGTAGCCAAAGAGGATCTACGCACCCAGACTACGAATAAGTGGCCTCCACAGCATTATTTCAATAAATCAAGCAGCATTTCTTGTTGCAGATGCTCCAACCCAAACCGTGGGAGGACTGAGAATATGGTCTTTGGCTAAGGCCTGTGCCACCTTTCACTGCATAGTGGATGCTGATGGCAGAATGATGCTACCTGCCCAAAAGCTCATTATGGGCTAAATCCTGCCCTCTCCTCCGGGGGTATGGAGAGGACCCCGCTGCCAGAGAACAGAGGAGGTTCCACTTGGAAGATATTGGGGGCAGGATTAGGGGACTCAGCACAGTGATAATTCTGCAGGGGCTCCTTGCACCCCACCACACAGAGAGGGTTGGGAGCAGGCTGTGGGCAGCCAATGGATCCCCAGATACAGGGGTCCGCCAGGCTTTTAGCATGTGAAGGGGTAACATGCCAGACACCACCACTACTGCTGCCACTCTGAGGCCTGGGGTAGGAGGCTTTCTCCTCCACGGCCCCCAGGGAGAAGCACAGCCGTTAGTGCTTCCTGCAGGACTGGAGATTGGGTATCTATATTTGACATATCTATACATAGGAATGATGTCACCCACCACTGAAGAGTAACCATTTCCAGGGAGACATGCAGCGAGTGTTTCACGCCACATAGCAACAGTGCCCAGCAGTTAGGACCATGTCAATCACAGAGGCAAGTTAGGGGGAAGGAATGTTCTTCCCTCACCTATAGTGTGTCCTGGACGCTGAGGTTAACAACCGAACTCTGGAAAAGTGCCCAGCCCTTAAAAGCCATTGACCGTCAGAACCCCAGTTTTAAATCCTGTCTGAGAGATGGCACCTCTAGGAGCACCTGGTCCTCTAGTTGCACCCGCCTGGGCCTTGCTTCAGTACAGGCTCAAGGGGGACAGCAAACCCTCAGTACCATTTCCTGAAGCCCAGCCCTCCCTAATGCCATGCTGGGGTGTTGGAACCAGAAGGGGCAGAACGAGCTGAGCTTTTCTTGGTTCTTTAAGATTTCATTCAACCATTTAGAGGAGGGGGACAAAGGGACTAAGGACAAGCGTATAGGGGGACTGTCCATTTGCTGGGAATACAAACCCTGGAGCATATTTCTGGATGTGCAGCAGCCCCTGCATGCTGCTCTGTAATCAGCCCCCAGAGAATTTCTTTGGGGCAAGAGGGCATGggggtgcagagccagtgctAAAGCCCCACTCCTCATCCTCTTGCAGCTCACAAGGGGGATGTTGGGAGGAAAGGGTCATGGCTGGAATATGCTGCACTCCAGCTAGTCTCACCTGCAGAAAGGCCCCTATAGAGCTGTGGAAGCCCAGAGCAAGTTAaatcagcctcagggctgctctaacctgtGCTTGGGGCTGCACAGGGCCATGGCAACATGAATACGGAAGGCACAAGGGTGGAATAAAGCCCCTTTGCCCCCATCTCTGCTTCCTGTGTCCAGCGCAGGAATGGAGGATGTGGCTCATTGGCAGAGGGACATATCAACTGTAAAATGGCTTTAGCGCACCGCATGCGGTTTACCTGATATGATTGAACTTGCCCGTCTCGCAGTTCGATAGGAAGAGGTAATCGGGGAGGAAGACTGACTCCGACTCACTCCTGGTCTCTTCGGAAGCAGAGGCGTCCGTGGTGGCACTGCCTACAGAGGAGGAGGGGTCTGCGACCCTTGAGGTATGGGTGGAGACGGCTGGCGAGGGCTGGAGGGACGAGGTGGTGTGAGACAGGCTCTCCACAGAATCTGCAATGTAATAGGATTGCACCTTGTGATGGGTTTGCACAGCCGTCCTCCCGCGAGAACGCTGTGCACCCACCCATTCCTTAAGAGCACTGGGCAGTCACAGATCACACCAGGTGTTGATACTGACTGGGAACGCTGCTTCCCTACCCCATAAACAGTGTCTGGGGAAGGAGGCCAAGTCATTAACTTATGCAACATTCTAAGACGTGCAGTATTTACCCAGTAAGAGACATTAGGGTCCAAAAAATCAGCAGCCAAAACACTCTTCCCACAAACACTCTGCATGGACATTCACTAGAAAGAGTGAACAGGACTAGCGAGCAGGGGATTCCAGGCCAGGGCACAGACCCCAACATCTGCGCTGAAAGGCAGGCCTAAAACACATGCATGTTTGTGCCCGTAACAAACGGAATTCAGCAGGTGCCTGCGGCATTTGGAAATCCCCAAGGAAAATGCCGTGTCTCTGCCTCTTGGCAGCCTCACTGTCATTACCACAGTGGTTCCTGAGCTTGGACCCGGTGCTCCCTGCACAGACCGTACAGAGGAGGAGAGCGCTCACGTTCTAACTGTACCGTGCATTACACGTAAGTCACCCCACCCTAACGAGTGATCCTAACAGCCATTTCACAGAATCCATGTGAACGCAGATCCTTTCTTGGCCAGCCCCTGAAGATCCTTTTTGTTCCAGGAAAGCATCGTCTTAAACTAGAGGTTAGCCTAAAACAAAACCTCAGATCTAAACTACCCCTGAAACCCTGGGGAGATTTGGATCCAGACTTTCTGGCTTCCCTTCACTCTGAACGGCCTGAACCAGAACCCTAGATCAAAACCTTGCTGAACTACAGAACACTGGGGATCCATCCAAATCTTGTGGCTTGGAGCCATCTCTCCTTGAAAACTTTGAATGCTCCCTTTCTAATAGTCTTGGTTGCTGCACTCCTCTCTCAGGTCAGGAAGAAAACAAATCACTTCCTCTGAGGAAAGCACCTAGATGGAGGAGTCGGTTTTATCAAGTACGTTTTTGAACTTCTCTAGCAGAAATAAAGAACCATGAGACCCATTTGAAATTAATGGAGACAAGAGGGGGTTTTCTTCCCACTCGCCAAACCTCTGAGGATGAAACTGATCTTTACTTTCTGCTTGCAGAATATCCAGATTTGTTGCACTGAGGAATTTGTCTGCAGTCTTCTTGTGTCTCTTAATGTTGGTCAAAGCCTACATGAGCCAGTAATGTGTTGCAATATGATCAACACAGTTAGGGGCTCAGCAACGTAGCCTACTGACACAGCGGAGATGCGCTCTTTTTTCCATGAGCCTCAAGGTATTTGGGAAGTGGGGATTACCAGCACAAAACCCGACGCTTGCATGTGGCAGTCACCTGAACGTACAACGTGCCCAATGCTCTTTAAAATTTTGTATGGAAAAAATCCTAGGCTCCAAAGGGTTAAAGCCAAGTCTAAATCACTCAGAAACTATGGCTAgaggtaaataaaaaaaagtcaccctCCACTTTACGAGGACCTACAATTCCCCTAGGGCCCTGATGGGGCAGTATTTGCAGTGCAGCACCCCTAGGTTGATGATGACTTCTCTTTTCATTGGGCGCTGTGACTTTTTCAGTCTGCCCATGTGATGTGCTTGTGGGCTCCCTGACTGCTCCTCttatagagcctgatcctgcacccattgaagccaataacAAAGCTTGCGTTGGGCTCAGTTCTCCCAGTGCCTGAGCTctacttggggcaggggcagggacatcAAGGAGACCCTTAGTGGGTGCTACGTGGCCCCAGCATTAGTTAGGGACTCTTGAGAGACTGGGTGCCACAGGCTGACAGATGCCACACCCCCAATGGCAGGGTGGTGCAGAAGCAGCTTCCACAAACTTTATACCAGCACTGGGTTTCCATCCACCAGGAAAATTCTCAGCAGGCTGATTACGGCCAGGATCTGGCCACTTTGTGCAGCACCAAACAGCCAGAGCAAAAAGTGTGGCCCTTTGATTTCAAAGGGGCAGGATCAGGGCTAGAGTCTCTCCTTCACACACAGTGTCCTTTGTGTTTTAACCCTTTGGGTACGTTTGAAAATGGAAGTAAATAGCTTAGTGATCGAAGAAGAATGGAGAACAACATAAAGCCGGGTGTGAACCACAACCTAGATACGGCCCCCGTCCTCCCCAAACTTTGGGGGAGTTTCGATCTGAATCTGACTCCCCCAATTTGCAGTTTGGGCCCATTTGTAGCTGAGCAGCTTTGGAACAGTCACTGTGAGTTCCCTGTGGAATTTGAACACAATTCCCTCGAGGTTCTGGCAtaattcctcctccccctcccaacaGGCTGTTCTAGAAGATCAGATACATGGGAACTGCTGAAAGTATCGGAGAAAAAGCCTGAGAGAAACTACAAAAGCCACCAAAGAGAGAATTATCCTTTTTCCTATTGGGTTTTGAATGTAATCCAGAAATAAGATTTCTGAGTAACTGGTGAGCAACGGAAATCCAAAATTAATTCCAATGATACTGCACTACCCCATTATGGCCACCAGATGGTGTGCATCTTGTTCCATGACCAATTGTTTTCCCTATTATTAGTGTTACTCTGATGTTATCAGCAGGTATTTACCATCCAGGACAAAGCACATGTCTCAAAAAACTTACACATTTCATAAATCAGAGCAGCTGTATTCCACCAAAAACCTAACAACTGATAAATACAGAACTCCACAAGTATGCTTTCAAGGTCCTAAGTATTACTACATCAAGATTCAGTGGTAGCAAGCTTGTCAATTTCTTCGAAGTCCCAATTTCAGGGGCTGCCTGTTAAAAATCCTGAAGACATCTCATTGTGAACAGACATTAAAAGGTGGGCCAGCTCCTACTTTGTGGGCTagatcctgaggtccttactcagaTTTTACTCAGTCCTTCGCTGGACTCAATTCCAACTGACATCAATATTCTTGTGACATATTTGATTAACGTGTATAGCTTTTAATTTTGCATGCCCCTGGAAAGTTGTTGATAGATGCAGTGTATAAGTGTAAACAAATCAATAAGGACAGAATAAGGATTTGGCCCTGTATACCTTGATGTTCGATAACCTTcgctctccccctcaccccccccacacaaacaaacaaaacccctgcCATATAATGAGCACAGAAGTACGCTTCCCCCGTGGCAGACTCTGGACCAGCTCCTCAACTGGCGTAAAtgcagcatagctccattgactatcTAGTCTAAGAGTACAAAAACCCATTTAGAGCTGCATTTTGCCAGCCTAATGCAGAGTAGTACCATActctattgaattcagtgagacTAAGGAAGTAAGGTAATACTCATACTCAATATATGTAATGCcagcaaaatctggcccacagcaaTCAAACAACTACTTACCAATGGCCCCAGTACTGGTACCTTTATATAAAGTTCAGCAATGGAGTTACTGGggatttgtgtttttcttttcaatattGTGTCTGACAACTATTTCTTTTTGCCGGATTAGGGCCCAATACTATGCACAattaggcccagattcagcaaagcatttaagcatgtgcttaaatctatGCCTTTCACATTCACTTGAAATTTAGACACAtggttaagtgctttcctgaatcttgCATCGAATGATTTCAATAGCACTGTTCACAGTACTGAGGGATTACATCTGAAAGTAAGTGTTTCCACGATCAGGCTCTTAAAGCGTATTACATCTGCTGGGTGGTGTTGATGGCCCAAAGCATTACAAACAAGCTAAAGAACTTTTCCAGAAGTTTTACCACCAAGACTCTCTCTACAGGCTCAAATGGTGAACTGAGCTATTCAGACTTTGAATTCTTAGAGCTACATCCTAAACTGTGGCAACTCAAATATATACTGAGCTAATTCTGTGGGAATCTCAGGAAAACGTGTTCATGTCACCATCTGACTACATCTAAAAAACTGCACAACAAGGAGAAATCAGTGGCTCTCTGGATTATTAATACAAACACAGAATTGACA is part of the Chelonia mydas isolate rCheMyd1 chromosome 9, rCheMyd1.pri.v2, whole genome shotgun sequence genome and harbors:
- the GAB3 gene encoding GRB2-associated-binding protein 3 isoform X5 — its product is MSEQPESYERAQPCSPPSVQLAVTTMYSRPKSLYQWDNSAAKDSVESLSHTTSSLQPSPAVSTHTSRVADPSSSVGSATTDASASEETRSESESVFLPDYLFLSNCETGKFNHIRCDSWSNSDRSLEQASSDDVFVDALQSQPSLHVQPSGNGVVHQDGGQPANHGILPRSIDISGPFSDVSSSSPLSGPPLTPTFQIDKSQAALPYGVTELDILSNTPPPRPPKPTHFSDRSGEEPSNGALQNGHGGICGAQIALVPRRISLSSLDNVRHWKASMEGSSLRSRDKRLSLNLPCRFTPLYSSASDSTEDSYVPMHPSTSPPIPGSDCSPDGYTPMSPSSATFTFPVVNNDKLSSPLPELPTDLEPPPVNRDLKPRRKSRPPPLDLRNLSTIREHATLTRMWTVPYNRTSFISPDRDGINSARIFANSVSGEEEESYIQMEHSQATSPCSGAFPWSRKSNLDYLALDFNSASPSPVQKKPFLSEEQRVDYVQVDEQKTQALQNTKQEWTDVRQSKV